A region from the Triplophysa rosa linkage group LG4, Trosa_1v2, whole genome shotgun sequence genome encodes:
- the rbm47 gene encoding RNA-binding protein 47 isoform X3 gives MTAEDSASAVAMSNPSPSSTSNDPSGYSQHHCAIPEGVAGAPNEAALLTLMERTGYGMVQENGQRKYGPPPGWQGQSPPRGCEIFVGKIPRDVYEDELVPAFESVGRIYEMRLMMDFDGKNRGYAFVMYTQKHEAKRAVRDLNNYEIRPGRLLGVCSSVDNCRLFIGGIPKTKKREEILEEVSKVTEGVLDVIVYASAADKMKNRGFAFVEYESHRAAAMARRKLMPGRIQLWGHQIAVDWAEPEIDVDEDVMETVKILYVRNLMIETSEETLRQTFSQYNPGCVERVKKIRDYAFVHFASRDDAVVAMDNLNGTEIEGSRIEVTLAKPVDKEQYTRYQKASKGSVAVTTADSPQHQQSYVYQCDPYTLAYYGYPYNTLIGPNRDYFIKVGLPALGAQYPAIYSAAPATKLMEEGKMHPVEHIINPLALQHDPTAQATAAGIPTVSTPPPFQGRPITPVYAMAHNVQRIPATAAGLYGAGYMPIATHANTATLAALQKNAAVAAAAYGGYAGYVHHAFPTAATFQMPIHDIYQTY, from the exons ATGACAGCAGAAGACTCCGCCTCTGCCGTTGCTATGAGTAACCCTAGTCCTTCCTCAACTTCCAACGATCCCTCTGGGTATTCTCAGCATCACTGCGCCATCCCAGAGGGCGTGGCCGGGGCCCCCAATGAAGCTGCACTTTTGACCTTGATGGAGCGGACCGGCTACGGAATGGTGCAAGAAAACGGACAGCGCAAATATGGCCCGCCCCCTGGCTGGCAAGGCCAATCCCCACCACGTGGCTGTGAAATATTTGTGGGTAAAATCCCACGCGACGTTTATGAAGACGAGCTGGTGCCAGCATTTGAGTCTGTTGGACGGATCTATGAGATGCGTCTAATGATGGACTTTGATGGAAAGAACCGTGGCTACGCGTTCGTCATGTACACGCAGAAGCACGAGGCTAAGCGAGCTGTTCGGGACCTCAATAACTATGAAATCCGTCCAGGAAGGTTGCTCGGGGTTTGCTCTAGTGTAGATAACTGCCGACTCTTCATTGGTGGAATCCCAAAAACCAAGAAACGAGAGGAAATCCTGGAGGAGGTTTCCAAGGTGACGGAAGGGGTGTTGGATGTGATCGTGTATGCTAGCGCGGCGGACAAGATGAAGAATCGTGGGTTTGCCTTTGTAGAGTATGAGTCGCACCGTGCTGCTGCTATGGCCAGAAGAAAGCTCATGCCAGGACGAATTCAG CTCTGGGGGCACCAGATTGCAGTTGATTGGGCAGAACCTGAGATTGACGTTGACGAGGACGTTATGGAAACAGTAAAGATTCTATATGTACGGAACCTGATGATAGAGACCAGCGAGGAGACTCTGCGGCAGACCTTCAGCCAATACAACCCTGGTTGCGTGGAACGTGTCAAAAAAATTCGAGACTACGCCTTTGTTCACTTTGCCAGTCGGGATGATGCCGTGGTTGCCATGGACAACCTGAATGGCACGGAGATCGAAGGCTCCCGGATCGAAGTGACCCTGGCCAAGCCTGTAGATAAGGAGCAGTACACTCGCTATCAGAAGGCGTCGAAAGGGTCAGTGGCCGTGACAACTGCCGACAGCCCCCAACACCAACAAAGTTATGTGTATCAGTGTGACCCGTACACGTTAGCCTACTATGGTTATCCGTACAACACACTCATCGGACCCAACCGAGACTACTTCATCAAAG tgGGTCTTCCAGCTCTCGGTGCGCAATACCCTGCAATTTATTCTGCTGCTCCAGCGACTAAATTAATGGAGGAGGGGAAGATGCATCCAGTGGAGCACATTATAAATCCTCTGGCCCTCCAGCATGACCCCACGGCCCAAGCCACTGCTGCTGGCATTCCTACTGTCTCCACACCTCCTCCTTTCCAG GGTCGTCCTATAACTCCAGTCTATGCCATGGCTCATAACGTCCAGAGGATCCCAGCCACTGCCGCCGGTCTGTACGGGGCTGGATACATGCCCATAGCCACCCACGCCAACACTGCCACTCTTGCAGCGTTGCAGAAGAACGCCGCTGTGGCAGCCGCAGCCTACGGAGGATACGCCGGGTACGTGCATCATGCCTTCCCCACTGCGGCCACCTTCCAGATGCCCATTCACGATATATACCAGACCTACTGA
- the rbm47 gene encoding RNA-binding protein 47 isoform X1, whose translation MTAEDSASAVAMSNPSPSSTSNDPSGYSQHHCAIPEGVAGAPNEAALLTLMERTGYGMVQENGQRKYGPPPGWQGQSPPRGCEIFVGKIPRDVYEDELVPAFESVGRIYEMRLMMDFDGKNRGYAFVMYTQKHEAKRAVRDLNNYEIRPGRLLGVCSSVDNCRLFIGGIPKTKKREEILEEVSKVTEGVLDVIVYASAADKMKNRGFAFVEYESHRAAAMARRKLMPGRIQLWGHQIAVDWAEPEIDVDEDVMETVKILYVRNLMIETSEETLRQTFSQYNPGCVERVKKIRDYAFVHFASRDDAVVAMDNLNGTEIEGSRIEVTLAKPVDKEQYTRYQKASKGSVAVTTADSPQHQQSYVYQCDPYTLAYYGYPYNTLIGPNRDYFIKAGTVRGRGRAGAGNRGPGPRGSYLGGYSAGRGIYSRYHDGKGKLLDRPYELMTNLELAAVNPVGIKPGTMGLPALGAQYPAIYSAAPATKLMEEGKMHPVEHIINPLALQHDPTAQATAAGIPTVSTPPPFQGRPITPVYAMAHNVQRIPATAAGLYGAGYMPIATHANTATLAALQKNAAVAAAAYGGYAGYVHHAFPTAATFQMPIHDIYQTY comes from the exons ATGACAGCAGAAGACTCCGCCTCTGCCGTTGCTATGAGTAACCCTAGTCCTTCCTCAACTTCCAACGATCCCTCTGGGTATTCTCAGCATCACTGCGCCATCCCAGAGGGCGTGGCCGGGGCCCCCAATGAAGCTGCACTTTTGACCTTGATGGAGCGGACCGGCTACGGAATGGTGCAAGAAAACGGACAGCGCAAATATGGCCCGCCCCCTGGCTGGCAAGGCCAATCCCCACCACGTGGCTGTGAAATATTTGTGGGTAAAATCCCACGCGACGTTTATGAAGACGAGCTGGTGCCAGCATTTGAGTCTGTTGGACGGATCTATGAGATGCGTCTAATGATGGACTTTGATGGAAAGAACCGTGGCTACGCGTTCGTCATGTACACGCAGAAGCACGAGGCTAAGCGAGCTGTTCGGGACCTCAATAACTATGAAATCCGTCCAGGAAGGTTGCTCGGGGTTTGCTCTAGTGTAGATAACTGCCGACTCTTCATTGGTGGAATCCCAAAAACCAAGAAACGAGAGGAAATCCTGGAGGAGGTTTCCAAGGTGACGGAAGGGGTGTTGGATGTGATCGTGTATGCTAGCGCGGCGGACAAGATGAAGAATCGTGGGTTTGCCTTTGTAGAGTATGAGTCGCACCGTGCTGCTGCTATGGCCAGAAGAAAGCTCATGCCAGGACGAATTCAG CTCTGGGGGCACCAGATTGCAGTTGATTGGGCAGAACCTGAGATTGACGTTGACGAGGACGTTATGGAAACAGTAAAGATTCTATATGTACGGAACCTGATGATAGAGACCAGCGAGGAGACTCTGCGGCAGACCTTCAGCCAATACAACCCTGGTTGCGTGGAACGTGTCAAAAAAATTCGAGACTACGCCTTTGTTCACTTTGCCAGTCGGGATGATGCCGTGGTTGCCATGGACAACCTGAATGGCACGGAGATCGAAGGCTCCCGGATCGAAGTGACCCTGGCCAAGCCTGTAGATAAGGAGCAGTACACTCGCTATCAGAAGGCGTCGAAAGGGTCAGTGGCCGTGACAACTGCCGACAGCCCCCAACACCAACAAAGTTATGTGTATCAGTGTGACCCGTACACGTTAGCCTACTATGGTTATCCGTACAACACACTCATCGGACCCAACCGAGACTACTTCATCAAAG CAGGTACTGTAAGAGGCCGCGGTCGTGCCGGGGCTGGTAACAGGGGCCCAGGGCCTCGCGGCTCCTACCTTGGTGGCTATTCAGCTGGCCGAGGAATTTACAGTCGCTACCATGACGGAAAAGGCAAACTGCTGGACAGACCTTACGAGCTCATGACCAATCTAGAGCTGGCAGCTGTGAACCCAGTGGGCATCAAGCCTGGCACAA tgGGTCTTCCAGCTCTCGGTGCGCAATACCCTGCAATTTATTCTGCTGCTCCAGCGACTAAATTAATGGAGGAGGGGAAGATGCATCCAGTGGAGCACATTATAAATCCTCTGGCCCTCCAGCATGACCCCACGGCCCAAGCCACTGCTGCTGGCATTCCTACTGTCTCCACACCTCCTCCTTTCCAG GGTCGTCCTATAACTCCAGTCTATGCCATGGCTCATAACGTCCAGAGGATCCCAGCCACTGCCGCCGGTCTGTACGGGGCTGGATACATGCCCATAGCCACCCACGCCAACACTGCCACTCTTGCAGCGTTGCAGAAGAACGCCGCTGTGGCAGCCGCAGCCTACGGAGGATACGCCGGGTACGTGCATCATGCCTTCCCCACTGCGGCCACCTTCCAGATGCCCATTCACGATATATACCAGACCTACTGA
- the si:dkeyp-118a3.2 gene encoding uncharacterized protein si:dkeyp-118a3.2: protein MSENVADHTTEAAAVRVSEEETAVLTAGEPDAHVSESNEQTDEESVQGPAQKAKLTQDTDKEPSRLIEHETFQERSDSEPVKTTEESILKAVESVIEVESVEEQEKSGGESVLLGPQVVKVGEPNTDNFAEHLEMEESPVHAFTADIRNENKPGREAGGEEVERSAGVPENAWKPQVSEMEKTVETERVEVTIASEDVKSEGLQEDVKMLPGDMERPEAETESEIRQEERNTGIVVEGVGGVVVEEQLEEEHEAEVEAEKVKTETELQTFLGEDEVPPTGKTATVETQQEAEVIVNTKGSMKWQEPVIKKVQATGGRAHEINDVNEIITSRDPFENSHGEPALVNSVVDLPPTPTLGLGLKESEARAEEPNDSTYSKASGQEAWKIGAIAAAFFLILQTAVTIVYILKCRRKPNSNVTPKKLCARGNGGLEYDATNTDTTIPIDEQIAVDDLPEYSQVQEEDVAMTTGPPDSSQTNSSHDLRTSVV, encoded by the exons ATGTCAGAGAACGTGGCAGATCATACAACAGAAGCAGCTGCAGTGCGAGTTAGTGAAGAGGAGACAGCGGTTCTCACTGCGGGAGAACCAGATGCCCACGTGTCAGAATCAAATGAACAAACAGATGAGGAATCAGTTCAGGGACCTGCTCAAAAAGCAAAGCTTACTCAAGATACAGACAAGGAACCTTCAAGACTTATAGAACATGAAACGTTTCAAGAGCGATCCGATTCAGAGccggtcaaaacaacagaagaaTCAATTCTAAAAGCAGTTGAGTCAGTCATTGAGGTGGAGTCTGTTGAGGAACAAGAAAAGTCAGGTGGGGAGTCAGTTTTGTTAGGCCCTCAGGTTGTTAAAGTGGGTGAACCAAATACTGATAACTTTGCTGAGCATTTGGAAATGGAGGAATCACCTGTCCACGCATTTACAGCTGACATACgaaatgaaaacaaaccagGAAGAGAAGCAGGAGGCGAGGAGGTTGAAAGAAGTGCAGGAGTGCCAGAAAACGCATGGAAGCCTCAAGTGTCTGAGATGGAGAAGACTGTGGAAACAGAGAGAGTAGAGGTGACAATAGCCAGTGAAGATGTTAAATCAGAAGGGCTCCAAGAAGATGTAAAAATGCTACCTGGAGATATGGAAAGACCAGAGGCAGAGACAGAATCAGAGATAAGACAAGAGGAAAGAAACACTGGGATAGTGGTGGAGGGTGTAGGTGGTGTAGTAGTTGAGGAACAGTTAGAAGAAGAACATGAAGCAGAAGTTGAAGCAGAGAAGGTAAAAACAGAAACTGAGCTTCAGACGTTTTTAGGAGAGGATGAGGTCCCACCTACCGGAAAAACAGCAACAGTGGAAACTCAACAGGAAGCAG AGGTCATCGTGAACACTAAAGGGTCAATGAAGTGGCAGGAGCCTGTCATTAAAAAGGTTCAAGCAACAGGCG GTAGAGCGCATGAAATCAATGACGTGAATGAAATTATTACCTCCAGGGACCCATTTGAGAACAGTCATGGTGAACCAGCACTGGTGAACTCTGTTGTGGACCTCCCCCCCACACCCACCCTTGGCCTGGGGCTTAAAGAAAGTGAAGCACGAGCGGAGGAACCCAATGACTCCACTT ATTCCAAAGCCTCAGGGCAGGAAGCTTGGAAGATAGGAGCCATAGCGGCAGCCTTCTTTCTCATCCTGCAAACTGCTGTCACCATTGTCTACATTCTGAAGTGCAGGAGAAAGCCAAACAg TAACGTAACCCCAAAGAAACTGTGTGCAAGAGGAAATGGAGGTTTAGAATATGATGCAACCAACACAGACACCACCATCCCAATCGACGAACA aaTTGCTGTAGATGACCTTCCAGAATATTCACAGGTCCAGGAAGAggacgttgctatgacaacaggCCCGCCAGATTCTTCCCAGACAAACTCCTCCCATGACCTCAGAACCTCTGTTGTTTAG
- the rbm47 gene encoding RNA-binding protein 47 isoform X2 — translation MTAEDSASAVAMSNPSPSSTSNDPSGYSQHHCAIPEGVAGAPNEAALLTLMERTGYGMVQENGQRKYGPPPGWQGQSPPRGCEIFVGKIPRDVYEDELVPAFESVGRIYEMRLMMDFDGKNRGYAFVMYTQKHEAKRAVRDLNNYEIRPGRLLGVCSSVDNCRLFIGGIPKTKKREEILEEVSKVTEGVLDVIVYASAADKMKNRGFAFVEYESHRAAAMARRKLMPGRIQLWGHQIAVDWAEPEIDVDEDVMETVKILYVRNLMIETSEETLRQTFSQYNPGCVERVKKIRDYAFVHFASRDDAVVAMDNLNGTEIEGSRIEVTLAKPVDKEQYTRYQKASKGSVAVTTADSPQHQQSYVYQCDPYTLAYYGYPYNTLIGPNRDYFIKGTVRGRGRAGAGNRGPGPRGSYLGGYSAGRGIYSRYHDGKGKLLDRPYELMTNLELAAVNPVGIKPGTMGLPALGAQYPAIYSAAPATKLMEEGKMHPVEHIINPLALQHDPTAQATAAGIPTVSTPPPFQGRPITPVYAMAHNVQRIPATAAGLYGAGYMPIATHANTATLAALQKNAAVAAAAYGGYAGYVHHAFPTAATFQMPIHDIYQTY, via the exons ATGACAGCAGAAGACTCCGCCTCTGCCGTTGCTATGAGTAACCCTAGTCCTTCCTCAACTTCCAACGATCCCTCTGGGTATTCTCAGCATCACTGCGCCATCCCAGAGGGCGTGGCCGGGGCCCCCAATGAAGCTGCACTTTTGACCTTGATGGAGCGGACCGGCTACGGAATGGTGCAAGAAAACGGACAGCGCAAATATGGCCCGCCCCCTGGCTGGCAAGGCCAATCCCCACCACGTGGCTGTGAAATATTTGTGGGTAAAATCCCACGCGACGTTTATGAAGACGAGCTGGTGCCAGCATTTGAGTCTGTTGGACGGATCTATGAGATGCGTCTAATGATGGACTTTGATGGAAAGAACCGTGGCTACGCGTTCGTCATGTACACGCAGAAGCACGAGGCTAAGCGAGCTGTTCGGGACCTCAATAACTATGAAATCCGTCCAGGAAGGTTGCTCGGGGTTTGCTCTAGTGTAGATAACTGCCGACTCTTCATTGGTGGAATCCCAAAAACCAAGAAACGAGAGGAAATCCTGGAGGAGGTTTCCAAGGTGACGGAAGGGGTGTTGGATGTGATCGTGTATGCTAGCGCGGCGGACAAGATGAAGAATCGTGGGTTTGCCTTTGTAGAGTATGAGTCGCACCGTGCTGCTGCTATGGCCAGAAGAAAGCTCATGCCAGGACGAATTCAG CTCTGGGGGCACCAGATTGCAGTTGATTGGGCAGAACCTGAGATTGACGTTGACGAGGACGTTATGGAAACAGTAAAGATTCTATATGTACGGAACCTGATGATAGAGACCAGCGAGGAGACTCTGCGGCAGACCTTCAGCCAATACAACCCTGGTTGCGTGGAACGTGTCAAAAAAATTCGAGACTACGCCTTTGTTCACTTTGCCAGTCGGGATGATGCCGTGGTTGCCATGGACAACCTGAATGGCACGGAGATCGAAGGCTCCCGGATCGAAGTGACCCTGGCCAAGCCTGTAGATAAGGAGCAGTACACTCGCTATCAGAAGGCGTCGAAAGGGTCAGTGGCCGTGACAACTGCCGACAGCCCCCAACACCAACAAAGTTATGTGTATCAGTGTGACCCGTACACGTTAGCCTACTATGGTTATCCGTACAACACACTCATCGGACCCAACCGAGACTACTTCATCAAAG GTACTGTAAGAGGCCGCGGTCGTGCCGGGGCTGGTAACAGGGGCCCAGGGCCTCGCGGCTCCTACCTTGGTGGCTATTCAGCTGGCCGAGGAATTTACAGTCGCTACCATGACGGAAAAGGCAAACTGCTGGACAGACCTTACGAGCTCATGACCAATCTAGAGCTGGCAGCTGTGAACCCAGTGGGCATCAAGCCTGGCACAA tgGGTCTTCCAGCTCTCGGTGCGCAATACCCTGCAATTTATTCTGCTGCTCCAGCGACTAAATTAATGGAGGAGGGGAAGATGCATCCAGTGGAGCACATTATAAATCCTCTGGCCCTCCAGCATGACCCCACGGCCCAAGCCACTGCTGCTGGCATTCCTACTGTCTCCACACCTCCTCCTTTCCAG GGTCGTCCTATAACTCCAGTCTATGCCATGGCTCATAACGTCCAGAGGATCCCAGCCACTGCCGCCGGTCTGTACGGGGCTGGATACATGCCCATAGCCACCCACGCCAACACTGCCACTCTTGCAGCGTTGCAGAAGAACGCCGCTGTGGCAGCCGCAGCCTACGGAGGATACGCCGGGTACGTGCATCATGCCTTCCCCACTGCGGCCACCTTCCAGATGCCCATTCACGATATATACCAGACCTACTGA
- the tyrp1b gene encoding tyrosinase-related protein 1b, producing the protein MWKSVCLMFMCVVLANAQFPRQCMTPEGLQSGTCCPSPTGLPNDECGSSTGRGQCVSVAADRRPHGPQYPHDGRDDRERWPLRFFNRTCQCNGNFTGFNCGRCRHGLTGPNCDQRITVVRRNLMQMSADETRAFVNALDQAKRTVHPDIVICPRRHQEIFSANGTVQFENISIYNYFVWTHYYSVSKTYMGPGQQSFGGVDFSHEGPGFVTWHRYHLLQLERDMQDMLGDPSFALPYWNFAIGGNECDICTDDLLGARSSFDTNGISSNSVFSQWRVICESVEEYETFGTICNSTETSPIRRNPAGNVARPMVQRLPEPQDVIDCLELNTFDTPPYYSTSSQSFRNTVEGYSAPQGNYDPVVRSLHNLAHLFLNGTGGQTHLSPNDPIFVLLHTFTDAIFDEWLQRHTAAGTVAYPEENAPIGHNREFNMVPFWPPVRNAEMFVVAPDNLGYTYEVQWPTRPYTISEIITIAIVAVVLIVAVVGGVIGCAARARSYRSLESLEPLLGEQYRRYSEDERRTEKSQSVV; encoded by the exons ATGTGGaagagtgtgtgtttgatgtttaTGTGCGTTGTACTGGCGAACGCTCAGTTTCCGCGTCAGTGCATGACACCAGAGGGTCTCCAGAGTGGCACCTGCTGCCCATCACCTACTGGACTGCCCAATGATGAGTGCGGATCCAGTACTGGGAGGGGTCAGTGTGTGTCAGTTGCAGCCGACCGCCGCCCACACGGGCCTCAGTATCCTCACGATGGGCGTGACGACCGTGAACGATGGCCTCTGCGGTTCTTTAACAGAACCTGTCAATGCAACGGAAACTTTACTGGATTTAACTGCGGCCGATGCCGTCACGGCCTGACAGGACCGAACTGTGATCAAAGAATCACAGTGG TTCGGCGTAACCTAATGCAGATGTCTGCAGACGAAACAAGAGCTTTTGTGAACGCCCTGGACCAGGCAAAAAGAACCGTCCATCCTGACATTGTCATCTGCCCTCGCCGGCATCAGGAGATTTTCAGCGCAAATGGAACTGTTCAGTTTGAGAACATCTCCATCTACAATTACTTCGTCTGGACCCACTACTATTCGGTCAGCAAGACGTACATGGGTCCAGGTCAGCAGAGCTTCGGAGGTGTGGATTTCTCTCACGAAGGGCCGGGATTCGTCACCTGGCATAGATACCACCTGCTGCAACTGGAGAGAGACATGCAG gacaTGCTGGGCGACCCGTCGTTTGCCCTTCCATACTGGAACTTTGCTATCGGAGGCAACGAGTGTGATATCTGTACCGATGACCTGCTGGGAGCCAGAAGCAGCTTTGACACAAACGGCATCAGTTCCAACTCTGTGTTCTCTCAGTGGAGAGTCATCTGCGAGAGTGTGGAGGAGTATGAAACATTTGGGACCATCTGCAACA GTACAGAGACAAGTCCGATCAGAAGGAATCCTGCTGGTAATGTGGCTCGACCTATGGTTCAGAGATTACCAGAACCGCAGGATGTCATCGACTGCCTAGAACTGAACACTTTTGACACGCCACCATATTACTCCACTTCCTCTCAGAGTTTTAGGAATACTGTCGAGG GTTACAGTGCTCCCCAGGGTAACTATGACCCAGTGGTGAGGAGTCTGCACAACCTGGCTCATTTGTTTCTCAACGGCACAGGTGGACAGACTCACCTATCACCAAACGACCCCATCTTTGTTCTGCTTCACACTTTTACTGATGCCATCTTTGATGAATGGCTTCAGAGGCACACCGCTG CGGGAACAGTGGCCTATCCTGAGGAAAATGCTCCTATTGGTCACAACAGAGAATTCAACATGGTTCCTTTTTGGCCGCCGGTCAGAAATGCCGAAATGTTTGTCGTTGCCCCAGATAACCTGGGCTACACCTATGAGGTTCAGTGGCCAA CTCGGCCCTACACCATCTCAGAAATCATCACCATAGCGATCGTTGCCGTGGTGCTCATTGTGGCGGTGGTGGGCGGAGTCATTGGGTGTGCTGCCCGGGCACGCTCATACCGCTCGCTTGAGAGTCTGGAGCCGCTGCTGGGGGAACAGTACCGACGGTACTCTGAAGATGAGAGACGCACCGAAAAATCTCAGTCTGTGGTCTGA